A single genomic interval of Comamonas sp. 26 harbors:
- the fliE gene encoding flagellar hook-basal body complex protein FliE: MDLKIPALSPAQLGTQLTKVGGAGTAPVAGGFGQALQSALQSVSSAQNNSSQLQREVQLENPAVSLEQTMLAMQKSQIGFQATLQVRNRLVQAYSDVMNMQV; the protein is encoded by the coding sequence ATGGACCTGAAGATCCCTGCCCTCTCCCCCGCCCAGCTGGGCACCCAGCTCACCAAAGTCGGCGGTGCCGGCACTGCGCCCGTAGCTGGCGGATTTGGCCAAGCCCTTCAAAGCGCGCTGCAATCGGTCAGCTCTGCGCAAAACAACTCCAGCCAGCTGCAGCGCGAAGTGCAACTGGAAAACCCGGCCGTGAGCCTTGAGCAGACCATGCTCGCCATGCAAAAGTCGCAAATCGGCTTTCAGGCCACGCTGCAGGTACGCAACCGTCTGGTACAGGCTTACTCGGATGTGATGAATATGCAGGTGTGA
- the fliF gene encoding flagellar basal-body MS-ring/collar protein FliF: MSAVAEVPVPNAVPVSRPAMTQRWNALDRGQRLRWGALAALVAVGIVAAAVFYRQPDYKMLFSNVGDKDGGAIVAQLTQMNVPYKYSEGGGSILIPADRVHDVRLKLATQGLPKGSVTGFELMENSKFGITQFQERLNFQRGLEGELTRSILALNAVQSARVHLALPNQNGFFREQQKPSASVLLSVHPGRVLDRAQIAGIVHLVASSVPEMEPGAVSVLDDTGKLLSQSPDGSAGSVDMQQFLYTQQVEQQYVRRILDILEPVVGKNNVKAQVSADLDFSQTESTSEQHRPNQAGDSGAVRSQQVMETGGEAKATPPTGVPGATSNQPPTNSTAPINGANPAPQAADGGQGRGAQGSGKRESITNYEVDKTVKVTRGSTGNIKRLTAAVVVNAPAAVAAGDATTAAAAAAVSSGMRALSAQQQEQLLMLVRETVGYSAERGDSVNLVSAPFMDSGAAPVELPMWKDPEIQAMAKSLGVPIALALFGALVLLGLVRPLLKASKTAPGGQLNAIEGDALDRPALAAPVTDLSPTKEQERMDQARSLAKQNPIAVANIVKTWINGES; the protein is encoded by the coding sequence ATGTCTGCTGTAGCTGAAGTACCTGTCCCCAATGCTGTGCCTGTTTCCCGCCCTGCGATGACGCAGCGCTGGAATGCGCTCGATCGCGGTCAGCGTCTTCGCTGGGGTGCACTGGCTGCGCTGGTCGCTGTCGGTATCGTGGCCGCAGCGGTGTTCTACCGCCAGCCTGATTACAAGATGCTGTTCTCCAATGTCGGCGACAAGGATGGCGGTGCCATCGTGGCGCAGCTGACGCAGATGAACGTGCCTTACAAGTACAGCGAAGGTGGCGGCTCCATCCTGATCCCTGCAGACCGCGTGCACGATGTGCGCCTGAAGCTGGCCACGCAGGGCCTGCCCAAAGGCTCGGTGACTGGATTTGAGCTGATGGAGAACAGTAAATTCGGCATCACCCAGTTTCAGGAGCGCCTGAATTTTCAGCGCGGGCTGGAGGGTGAGCTGACCCGCTCCATCCTCGCGCTCAACGCGGTGCAAAGCGCGCGCGTGCATCTGGCATTGCCCAATCAAAACGGATTTTTCCGCGAGCAGCAAAAGCCGTCGGCCTCTGTGCTGCTGAGCGTTCACCCAGGCCGGGTGCTGGACCGCGCGCAGATTGCCGGCATCGTGCATCTGGTGGCATCAAGCGTGCCTGAGATGGAACCCGGTGCCGTCAGCGTGCTGGACGATACGGGCAAGCTGCTGTCGCAGTCGCCAGACGGCAGCGCTGGCAGCGTGGACATGCAGCAGTTTCTCTACACCCAGCAGGTAGAGCAGCAATATGTGCGCCGCATTCTGGACATTCTGGAGCCCGTCGTCGGCAAGAACAATGTGAAGGCCCAGGTTTCGGCAGACCTGGACTTCAGCCAGACCGAATCGACCTCTGAGCAGCACCGCCCCAACCAGGCGGGTGACAGCGGTGCAGTGCGCAGCCAGCAGGTGATGGAGACGGGGGGCGAAGCCAAGGCCACTCCGCCCACCGGCGTTCCCGGTGCTACCAGCAACCAGCCACCGACAAACTCCACAGCGCCGATCAACGGTGCCAACCCGGCACCTCAGGCTGCTGATGGTGGTCAGGGCCGTGGTGCGCAGGGCAGCGGCAAGCGAGAGTCGATTACCAATTACGAAGTGGACAAGACCGTCAAGGTCACACGCGGCAGTACCGGCAATATCAAGCGTCTGACGGCGGCGGTGGTTGTCAACGCACCGGCGGCGGTGGCTGCGGGCGATGCCACTACGGCGGCGGCTGCGGCAGCAGTCAGCTCGGGTATGCGAGCGCTTTCGGCCCAGCAGCAAGAGCAATTGCTGATGCTGGTGCGCGAGACCGTGGGCTACAGCGCCGAGCGCGGCGACTCGGTCAATCTGGTCAGCGCGCCATTCATGGATAGCGGCGCTGCACCGGTCGAGCTGCCCATGTGGAAAGACCCTGAAATTCAGGCCATGGCCAAGAGCCTTGGCGTGCCGATTGCGCTGGCACTGTTTGGTGCGCTGGTGCTGCTGGGCCTGGTTCGTCCCTTGCTCAAGGCAAGCAAGACGGCGCCCGGTGGCCAGCTCAACGCGATTGAAGGCGATGCGCTGGACCGCCCAGCCTTGGCCGCCCCTGTGACGGATCTGTCGCCCACCAAGGAGCAGGAACGCATGGATCAGGCGCGCAGCCTGGCCAAGCAGAACCCGATTGCGGTGGCGAACATTGTGAAGACTTGGATAAATGGTGAGAGCTAA
- a CDS encoding FliH/SctL family protein, which yields MSNGQSSRSSSRFIPQEEIDDSAVVKWRFGAVDAPCGTFKPMQTAAFIPAGSPQFNGFSPHIAHQPQVLPEVDVVEQEPAEPAFDEEQLQQLLQQAREEGHAKGLAEGKAQAQQQWQQRMDDHISGEGRESVRRVNSVLQGLEDNFKQMQSATAQELLNLACDIARQVVRQELRSQPQALLPVIREALDMLVEESRPVTVRLNPADFEVLDEPLRAEHGAHSRIQWVGDASIAAGDVKVESGGAEIDGGLEKRWRRAVAALGLVSTWYEGDKA from the coding sequence ATGTCTAACGGCCAGTCTTCACGCTCCAGTTCGCGCTTTATTCCGCAGGAAGAGATTGACGACAGCGCTGTGGTGAAGTGGCGCTTTGGCGCGGTGGATGCGCCGTGCGGTACTTTCAAGCCGATGCAGACGGCTGCCTTCATTCCTGCAGGCTCACCCCAGTTCAACGGTTTTTCGCCGCACATCGCGCACCAGCCTCAGGTGTTGCCTGAGGTGGATGTGGTGGAGCAGGAACCTGCAGAGCCCGCTTTTGATGAAGAGCAGCTGCAGCAATTGCTGCAGCAGGCCCGCGAAGAAGGCCATGCCAAAGGTCTTGCTGAAGGCAAAGCGCAGGCCCAGCAGCAATGGCAGCAGCGCATGGATGACCATATCAGCGGCGAAGGCCGCGAAAGTGTGCGCCGGGTTAACAGCGTGCTGCAGGGGCTGGAAGACAACTTCAAGCAGATGCAGAGCGCCACGGCGCAAGAGCTGCTGAACCTGGCCTGCGACATTGCCCGGCAGGTGGTGCGTCAGGAGCTGCGCAGCCAGCCACAGGCCTTGCTGCCCGTGATTCGCGAAGCGCTGGACATGCTGGTCGAAGAAAGCCGCCCGGTGACCGTGCGCCTCAATCCTGCCGACTTTGAAGTGCTCGATGAGCCCCTGCGTGCCGAGCATGGCGCGCACAGCCGCATTCAGTGGGTGGGCGATGCCTCTATTGCGGCGGGCGATGTGAAGGTTGAGTCTGGCGGTGCCGAGATTGATGGTGGTCTGGAAAAGCGCTGGCGCCGTGCTGTGGCTGCGCTGGGCCTGGTCTCCACCTGGTACGAGGGAGACAAGGCATGA
- the fliI gene encoding flagellar protein export ATPase FliI, whose protein sequence is MSDNSWQQFMSQARARYAHSVPLECRGRLTKLTGMVLEASGLRVPVGAQCHIHQHGQDPVLAEVVGFAGERAFLMPAGDIQGLSSGAMVVPAAPFIPVPQLGVEEAENVSQTVGVLRLPMGDGLLGRVVDSQGIPLDRGPALEGVVPEVLDRNPINAMDRDPVRESLDTGVKALNSLLTVGRGQRLGLFAGSGVGKSVLLGMMARYTQADVIVVGLIGERGREVKEFVEDILGAQDRSRAVVVAAPADAPPLLRMQGASYATAIAEHFRDKGKHVLLLMDSLTRYAMAQREIALAIGEPPATKGYPPSCFAKLPALVERSGNGLHGVGSITAFYTVLSEGDDQQDPIADAARAILDGHVVLSRALAETGHYPAIDIEQSASRVMHNVVSREHFELARRFRAVYSRYQKGRDLIQVGAYVPGSDPQLDEAIALQPAMTGFLQQSMFESSSMEQSLKGMAQAMQQG, encoded by the coding sequence ATGAGTGACAACTCCTGGCAGCAATTCATGAGCCAGGCGCGGGCGCGCTATGCGCATTCAGTGCCGCTGGAATGCCGGGGGCGTCTGACCAAGTTGACGGGCATGGTGCTGGAGGCCTCGGGTCTGCGCGTGCCGGTGGGCGCGCAATGCCATATTCATCAACATGGACAGGACCCCGTGCTGGCTGAAGTGGTCGGCTTTGCCGGCGAGCGTGCTTTTCTGATGCCTGCAGGCGATATTCAGGGCCTGTCCAGCGGTGCTATGGTCGTGCCTGCTGCGCCCTTTATTCCTGTGCCACAGCTGGGCGTGGAAGAGGCTGAAAACGTCAGCCAGACCGTGGGCGTGCTGCGCCTGCCCATGGGTGATGGCCTGCTGGGCCGTGTGGTGGATTCGCAAGGCATTCCGCTGGACCGTGGCCCTGCGCTGGAGGGTGTGGTGCCCGAGGTGCTGGACCGCAACCCCATCAATGCAATGGACCGCGACCCGGTGCGCGAGTCGCTAGACACCGGTGTCAAGGCGCTGAATTCGCTGCTGACCGTGGGGCGCGGCCAGCGTCTGGGTCTGTTTGCCGGCTCGGGTGTGGGCAAGTCCGTGCTGCTGGGCATGATGGCTCGCTACACCCAGGCCGATGTGATTGTGGTGGGGCTGATTGGCGAGCGTGGCCGCGAGGTCAAGGAATTCGTCGAAGACATTCTGGGTGCGCAGGATCGCAGTCGCGCCGTGGTGGTGGCCGCCCCGGCCGATGCACCGCCACTGCTGCGCATGCAGGGTGCCAGCTATGCCACGGCGATTGCCGAGCATTTCCGCGACAAGGGCAAGCATGTGCTGCTGCTCATGGATTCGCTGACCCGCTATGCCATGGCCCAGCGTGAAATCGCTCTGGCCATTGGCGAGCCCCCGGCCACCAAGGGTTACCCGCCATCGTGCTTTGCCAAGCTGCCAGCGCTGGTCGAGCGCAGCGGTAACGGCCTGCATGGTGTGGGCTCGATTACCGCCTTCTACACCGTGCTGTCTGAGGGTGACGACCAGCAGGACCCGATTGCCGATGCGGCCCGCGCCATTTTGGACGGCCACGTCGTGCTCTCACGGGCACTGGCCGAGACCGGGCACTACCCGGCCATCGACATTGAGCAGTCTGCCTCGCGCGTCATGCACAACGTGGTCTCGCGTGAGCATTTTGAGCTGGCCCGCCGCTTTCGCGCGGTGTATTCGCGCTACCAGAAGGGGCGCGATCTGATTCAGGTGGGGGCCTATGTACCCGGCTCTGATCCGCAGCTGGATGAAGCGATTGCGCTGCAACCGGCCATGACCGGTTTTCTGCAGCAAAGCATGTTTGAAAGCTCCAGCATGGAGCAAAGCCTCAAAGGCATGGCGCAGGCCATGCAGCAGGGCTGA
- the fliG gene encoding flagellar motor switch protein FliG, with product MDDRGLNDAAILLVSLGEEEAAEVFKHLSPKEVQKLGETIARMRGVTREKVDFVIERFTSDAASQSLLVDDASDYVRSVLKRALGDDKAALLIDRIMQGGDISGIESLKWMDPLSVAELLRGEHPQIVAAILVHLEFEQAAAVLMQLPERFRSEVMLRVATLEGIQPTALKDLNEVLFKVLAGGDKIRKTSLGGVKTAAEMLNQMAGNADVAVLDTIRNYDPELAQKIMDKMFVFDDLVKLDDRSVQMVLREVVSETLIVALKGGSMEVRDKILANMSMRAAESLREDLDGRGPMRLSEVEAQQKEILKVVRRLVEEGQVTIGNSAEDSYV from the coding sequence ATGGACGATAGAGGTCTGAACGACGCCGCCATCTTGTTGGTCTCCCTCGGTGAGGAAGAGGCGGCTGAGGTGTTCAAGCATCTCTCGCCCAAGGAAGTGCAGAAGCTGGGCGAGACCATCGCACGCATGCGTGGTGTGACGCGGGAGAAGGTTGATTTTGTGATTGAGCGCTTCACCAGCGATGCCGCCTCGCAGAGCTTGTTGGTAGACGACGCCAGCGACTATGTGCGTTCGGTGTTGAAGCGCGCGCTGGGCGATGACAAGGCGGCGCTGCTGATTGATCGCATCATGCAGGGCGGCGATATCTCGGGCATTGAAAGCCTGAAGTGGATGGACCCGCTGTCCGTGGCCGAGCTGCTGCGCGGTGAGCATCCGCAGATCGTGGCAGCCATTTTGGTGCATCTGGAATTTGAGCAGGCCGCTGCCGTGCTGATGCAACTGCCAGAACGCTTTCGCAGCGAAGTCATGCTGCGCGTGGCAACGCTGGAAGGCATTCAGCCCACGGCACTCAAAGACCTGAACGAGGTGCTGTTCAAGGTGCTGGCGGGTGGCGACAAGATTCGCAAGACCTCGCTGGGCGGCGTCAAGACGGCGGCTGAAATGCTCAACCAGATGGCCGGCAATGCCGATGTGGCGGTGCTGGATACCATCCGCAACTACGACCCCGAGCTGGCCCAGAAGATCATGGACAAGATGTTTGTCTTCGACGATCTGGTCAAGCTGGACGATCGTTCGGTGCAGATGGTGCTGCGCGAAGTTGTGTCCGAGACACTGATCGTTGCGCTCAAGGGCGGCTCCATGGAAGTGCGCGACAAAATTCTGGCCAATATGTCCATGCGTGCCGCCGAGTCGCTGCGCGAAGATCTGGATGGCCGTGGGCCCATGCGCCTGTCCGAAGTGGAAGCGCAGCAAAAGGAAATTCTCAAGGTTGTGCGTCGCCTGGTCGAAGAAGGGCAGGTGACTATCGGCAATAGCGCGGAGGACAGCTATGTCTAA
- a CDS encoding flagellar export protein FliJ gives MSSLNALNVAIEAAERKRDAARTAMQERQRAQQAAQAQMDQLQGYVQEMQGRWGAQEGLAVQPEVMHHQYQFMERLQHAIGLQTRMVADQDIRLETARQALLAAELRVTSLQKVVQVRKRDMALVQMRREQKDTDERAAMAFFRRSFGLQLQEA, from the coding sequence ATGTCGTCCTTGAATGCATTGAACGTCGCCATTGAGGCTGCAGAGCGCAAACGTGACGCGGCCCGCACCGCCATGCAGGAGCGTCAGCGCGCCCAGCAGGCGGCGCAGGCCCAGATGGACCAGTTGCAGGGCTATGTGCAGGAGATGCAGGGCCGCTGGGGCGCTCAGGAAGGACTGGCCGTGCAACCCGAAGTCATGCACCACCAGTACCAGTTCATGGAGCGGTTGCAGCACGCCATTGGCCTGCAGACCCGCATGGTGGCCGATCAGGATATTCGCCTTGAAACCGCTCGCCAGGCCTTGCTGGCTGCCGAACTGCGCGTGACGAGCTTGCAAAAAGTGGTGCAGGTGCGCAAGCGCGACATGGCGTTGGTGCAGATGCGCCGCGAGCAAAAAGACACCGACGAGCGCGCCGCTATGGCTTTTTTTCGGCGCAGCTTTGGCTTGCAGCTCCAGGAGGCCTGA
- a CDS encoding flagellar hook-length control protein FliK: MAETRIDTPRSAESRVAKTTAQAMTSVKSTLAAGDEAPAFSSLLAALDSFSATGLPQVALPADDAKQEKATLPALAEQDTLLVAQGHAPWMSLVGQTARLDTQGDDDMRQGAATDFLSGRGNVTQLAHRHALQTGDADAGGAHAAFMGKDLRSNKPQAQSIQAQVATNFDDAALPAKADHSEQSQNALLAATDEPVAARAEQAAHKLQAAGHQGVSLQGMTAVQPQTLEGLKDLLRAARPASLDEGGTAGKPGSSSGAHDLTGAAVAIGAAMGAAGAGMQGGGQNASDLGQNLSGQESAPAEREQEVSEQVAFWVHQKVQNASLSIQHEGKPIQVQVQLNGQEAHVRFAADDEQARQLLADGQSQLRELLQAQGLNLSGVSVDAGAAHQQGAGGRADDGQRAQARNVRVAVNAAELPVDALNTRPTTRAAQTGVDLFV, from the coding sequence ATGGCGGAAACCAGAATTGATACCCCGCGCAGCGCCGAGTCGCGTGTGGCCAAGACCACCGCTCAGGCCATGACCTCGGTCAAAAGCACGCTGGCGGCGGGTGATGAAGCACCTGCTTTTTCATCGCTGCTGGCGGCGCTGGATAGTTTTTCCGCCACCGGCCTGCCGCAGGTCGCCTTGCCGGCTGATGATGCAAAGCAAGAAAAAGCCACCTTGCCTGCGCTGGCCGAGCAAGATACTTTGCTGGTTGCCCAAGGCCATGCGCCGTGGATGAGTCTGGTGGGCCAGACGGCGCGGCTGGATACGCAAGGGGATGACGATATGCGCCAGGGCGCCGCCACCGACTTTCTCTCGGGCCGTGGCAATGTCACGCAACTGGCGCACCGTCATGCCTTGCAGACTGGCGATGCGGATGCTGGTGGCGCGCATGCGGCCTTTATGGGTAAGGATTTGCGGTCAAATAAGCCTCAAGCTCAATCAATACAGGCACAAGTAGCTACTAACTTTGATGATGCTGCCTTGCCCGCCAAAGCCGATCACAGTGAGCAAAGCCAGAACGCCTTGCTTGCGGCGACTGATGAGCCCGTGGCTGCGCGTGCCGAGCAGGCCGCGCACAAGCTGCAGGCGGCAGGCCATCAGGGCGTCAGCCTGCAAGGCATGACGGCCGTGCAGCCTCAGACCCTGGAAGGACTCAAGGACTTGCTGCGCGCTGCGCGCCCAGCGTCGTTGGACGAGGGTGGGACAGCAGGCAAGCCGGGTTCCAGCAGTGGAGCGCACGATTTAACGGGCGCTGCTGTCGCTATTGGCGCTGCCATGGGCGCAGCAGGTGCTGGCATGCAGGGAGGCGGCCAGAACGCATCGGATCTGGGGCAGAACCTCAGCGGTCAAGAGTCGGCGCCTGCCGAGCGCGAGCAGGAAGTGTCCGAGCAAGTGGCCTTCTGGGTGCACCAGAAGGTGCAGAACGCTTCGCTGTCGATTCAGCATGAGGGCAAGCCGATTCAGGTACAGGTGCAATTGAACGGTCAGGAAGCGCATGTGCGCTTTGCGGCTGATGATGAGCAGGCGCGCCAGTTGCTGGCGGATGGCCAGTCTCAGCTGCGCGAGCTGCTACAGGCGCAGGGCTTGAACCTGAGCGGCGTGAGCGTGGATGCAGGTGCGGCTCATCAGCAAGGCGCTGGCGGGCGTGCCGATGATGGCCAGCGCGCACAGGCAAGAAATGTCCGGGTGGCAGTGAATGCGGCTGAGCTGCCGGTGGATGCGCTCAATACTCGCCCAACCACAAGAGCGGCGCAGACGGGTGTAGATCTGTTCGTCTGA